GCTGCATGGGACGGCGGGCCTCAACCGCCTGGGCAACGGCTGCGCGTTGGGCGCGCTTTTCGTAGAGTCCCACGCCATGGGCCTCCTCACCTTCGGTCTCAATGTGACTTTGGACGGGTGCATCGATCACACCCAAGGAATCGCGGACGACGAGCTGCACGACTATTGGAGGCAGCTCATGGACCAGAGTGGGGCGATGCTATTCGGGCGCAACACCTACGAGCTGATGGAGGGAGCCTGGCCCGCGGTGGCACGCGACGAAAAGGCGCCGCGCGCGATGCGCGAGTGGGCACAGAACCTCGAGGCGAAGGCGAAGTACGTCGTGTCGGGCTTGCGGAGCGACTTTCCGTGGCAGAACACGATCAAGGTGGAGGGTGACCTTCGCGAGGCGATCTCTGCGCTGAAAGCGAAGACCGACCGGGGTGTCCTCGTTGGAGCGCCCAAGCTCGCGGCTGCGCTCGAGGAGTTGGGGCTCATTGACGAGTACCGCATCGTCGTTCATCCCATCATCAGTGGCCGCGGTCCGACGTTGTTTCATGGCCTGTCGAGTGCGCGGCATCTCGAGTTGCTATCAACGCAGCGGTTCAAGTCCGGCGCGCAGGCGCTCCACTTCCGTCGCAAAGCGGAATGAGCGTGGAAGGACCCGAGCGCTTCGCCGGCGGCTGCCTGTGCGGCAGCCTCCGCATCGTCGCGTCGGGGTGGGGTTGCTGAGCTCCAGCCTGCAGTCGCTGAGTGGCGCGTGCGGTGGTTGCATGGGACAGCGGACCTCAACCGCCAGGGCAACGGCACGGCCACGGTGCGGGTGGCGGCGCCGGGGCTGTACCGCGTGCGGCGCGTCGCGAGTGCCCGGCGTGCCCGGGACGCCTATGTCGAGGTAGCGGAAGAGGATGGCGCCCTCCACACTACCGTCCTCGGGGTGGACAAGGTGGTGCCGCGCACGACAGGGCCCACATTCCAGGTTCTGGAGGAGCGATTCGGCATCACCTCCGCCGGGGCCGCACGCGCGGCCCCAGGGGCGTCAAAGCGGGACGACCGCGAAGCGCGAGCCGGGATTGAGCCGCTCAAGCTCCACGCGGCGGGTCTCGGCGGCATCGGCTTCTTCGAACGCGTTGAGCTGCCAAGCAGGTTGCCCCTGTGTCAGGAAAGATGTCGCCTCAGCGTCCGTGCCTCGCTCACTCGCATTGACGCACTGCCGAACGAGGCCTGGACGCACCCCTGACGCAGTGGCCGAAGTTTGGGTAGGGACAACAGGGGGGCCGTGACCCTTCAGCGCCATGTCGAGGGCCGAGAACACCAGGTGTCGGTCGATGCAGGGGGGCATGGCCCAGCCGATGACGCGCCGACTGAAGAGGTCCAGCACGACAGCCAGGTACAATCAGCCCTCGCGCGTGGGCACGTAAGTGATGTCCGTCACCCAAGCCCGATCGGGCTTGGGCGGATGGGACAGTGGCGGTCTCCGGAAGGCCCCCCGACCAACCGGGTGCTCGAGGTGAACCTGCGAGGCGAGCGCTTAGCGCGGAGAGAAGAGCAAGGAGTTGCCGCATGACGCGAAAGGTGTTCTGGCCAGAGCCCTACCGGACGGAGCTGGAAACCCGTGTCCGTGACGTGAGAGGCCGCATCGTCACGCTTGAGGACACGATTTTCTATGCCTTCTCCGGTGGGCAGGAGAGTGATGAGGGGACCATTGGAGGGAGTTGGGTGCGCGAGGCCCGCAAGGAGGGCTCCGACATCCACTACACGCTCGACGAAGGACATGGCCTGACCCCCGGCGAGGCGGTGACGGTCCGAATCGAATGGGAGCGAAGGTACCGGCTTATGCGACTGCATTTCGCCGCGGAGCTGGTTCTGGAGCTGGTTTCCCGGCGGGTGGACGGCATTCCCAAGATTGGTGCCCACATCGCACAGGACAAGGCACGCATCGACTTCATGTATCCGGGGAGCATCGCCAGCCTCTTCCCGGAGATCTCCGGTCAGGCGCTCCATGTCGTGACGTCGAACCAGCCCATAATCAGCGCCTTCTCCGACGAGGCCGCGGGAATCCGATACTGGGAAGTGGAAGGCTTCGCGCGAGTTCCATGCGGCGGAACCCATCTGAAGCGGACGGGCGAGGTCGGGGAGATCGAGCTCAAGCGTAAGAACATTGGCAAGGGTAAGGAGCGCATCGAGGTCTTTCTGAAAGGAGGCCCGCTCCCGTCCCCATCATGAGGCGTCCAGTCAGGGCAGACGACCTCGCGCGCGCCTCGCTCACTCGCATCGACGCAGTGCCGAGTGTAATCGTGACGCTCCCCATGCAGTGGTGACAAGCTGCCGGGTCGTCGCGGCTCTCAGTCCTACGTCATGATTTTCCAGCCAACTCTCCGGTTCACGGTGTCCCGGAGGGCGCGCTCGTCTTCGGGCGTGGGCTTCCATTTGTACCGCTGGGCCTGGAACCGCGAGGTGGCATCCACGACCGTTTGCGGCTCCGCCGGAGCCTCGTTGCCCAACCACGAGTCGCCCATCTTCGCCCAAGCGCTTTCCATGGCGACCCGCATCTCCGTCAGGCGCAGCTCTTCGTTGTGGACACCTCCCTCGTCCACGCGGGACTTCCAAAAGTCCACTTGCCCGAGGCGCGCGATGTTCCGGTTCTGCCCCCACGCAATGACACTGACGAACCACACGAAGCCATCTTCGCTGGGTGGCAGGGACGCTTTCCCGTACACCCAGAGGTCCCACGTCTTGGTGGGGACGGAGTGAAGTTCGCCTGGTGCCGAGCGGCGGTAGATCCAGATTCGCGGGCGGAGCTTGACGGTGTCGGTCACGCGCTGGCTTTTATCAGCGCGCACGGAGCCCGTCAGCCGGCAGGAAGCGACGGAACGCTCATGCTGCGCTGCCCCAAGTACCCTCTGTGAAGGACTCCGTGGTCGCTGGGGCGAGGAGGGAGGTTCTGACCGGCACTGAGGTACCGACTCGCCGCCGGTCCATGGCCTCGAAGGCGCGTGCCTGCGCCTCGAAGCCCAGCGGCAGGGGGCCTCTCCATCGCCCCCATTTGGCCCTGAACTGGCAGTTTGAGCCTGCCCGGATTTCGTGGATAAGCTGAATGCCCAATGGCAGATGAGTCCTCTTCACCTCATGGCCATCGGCCCGTTGAACTGGCCAGGAATCCAGTAGGCTGGGGGGATGATGCCTTCTGTTCGCCCAGTCCTGCTTCTCGCAATATCCGCACTCACCGCAGGAAGTGCGCACCCAACATCCGCGGCTGGCATAGAGATGCCCCAGTCCACCCGGGCGTCGCGTGTTACAGGGCATGTTGGATTGGAAGACGTTGCTGCCGTACAGAGAGAATCTGCTGTCGTGTTTGCGAAGGCTTCGGAGGAGCCGGGCACCCTCTTTGTCCAGGCATGCCACTCTCTGGAGGAAGGTGCTCTGGGCGATGCAGACCTGGCTGCAGCTCGCCTTCGTGCCACGGCGCCGGGGAGGCCAGAAGTCGCCGTACTCTCTGCACTCATTGCGCAGCGCCGCCAGAAGCCGGAGCGCAACTGGCAGGACGCTTTCCTTCGCGCTTGGAACGATGCAGGCCGCCCCAACCTCCGAGAGAGCAGTCTGCTCCCTGCGGAGGAGCCATCCGACGATGGTGAGACGAGCGTTGGCTTGGCGTGGGCTCGGGCGAAGAAGGCCGATACCCGCCTCGTAGCGGCGTTGGCGGA
This window of the Myxococcus xanthus genome carries:
- a CDS encoding dihydrofolate reductase family protein, whose product is MGLLTFGLNVTLDGCIDHTQGIADDELHDYWRQLMDQSGAMLFGRNTYELMEGAWPAVARDEKAPRAMREWAQNLEAKAKYVVSGLRSDFPWQNTIKVEGDLREAISALKAKTDRGVLVGAPKLAAALEELGLIDEYRIVVHPIISGRGPTLFHGLSSARHLELLSTQRFKSGAQALHFRRKAE
- a CDS encoding alanyl-tRNA editing protein, producing the protein MRGRIVTLEDTIFYAFSGGQESDEGTIGGSWVREARKEGSDIHYTLDEGHGLTPGEAVTVRIEWERRYRLMRLHFAAELVLELVSRRVDGIPKIGAHIAQDKARIDFMYPGSIASLFPEISGQALHVVTSNQPIISAFSDEAAGIRYWEVEGFARVPCGGTHLKRTGEVGEIELKRKNIGKGKERIEVFLKGGPLPSPS